The following are from one region of the Amycolatopsis sp. QT-25 genome:
- a CDS encoding glucose 1-dehydrogenase — protein sequence MSTAGERFNGKVVLVTGGGSGIGRATAAAFAREGAQVVVSGRDGEKLRQTVKEIKGEGGAADRVIADVSVSADVERLVAETVRRHGKLDIAFNNAGVLGSPAPTADLDEDGFDAVVRTNLTGTWLSMKHEIAQMRANGGGAIVNMSSNIGSHHRLPGMAAYAASKAAVDVLTRTAARDHIAEGIRINAVSPGATDTGMSFRPGETETGRAERLGAVIPLGRIGAVEEIAAAVLWLASDESAYVVGHDIVLDGGASA from the coding sequence GTGTCTACTGCGGGGGAACGTTTCAACGGCAAGGTCGTCCTGGTCACCGGGGGAGGTTCCGGGATCGGCCGCGCCACGGCGGCCGCGTTCGCGCGTGAAGGCGCTCAAGTCGTCGTTTCGGGCCGGGACGGCGAGAAACTGCGACAGACCGTGAAGGAGATCAAGGGAGAGGGCGGCGCCGCCGACAGGGTGATCGCGGATGTGAGCGTCAGCGCCGACGTCGAGCGTCTCGTCGCCGAAACCGTGCGGCGGCACGGCAAACTCGACATAGCGTTCAACAACGCCGGTGTCCTCGGCAGTCCCGCGCCGACGGCGGATCTCGACGAGGACGGCTTCGACGCCGTCGTGCGGACGAACCTCACGGGCACCTGGCTGTCCATGAAGCACGAGATCGCCCAGATGCGGGCGAACGGCGGGGGCGCCATCGTCAACATGTCGTCCAACATCGGCTCGCACCACCGCCTGCCGGGAATGGCCGCCTATGCCGCTTCGAAGGCCGCCGTGGACGTGCTGACCCGCACCGCCGCCCGCGACCACATCGCCGAGGGCATCCGGATCAACGCGGTCAGCCCCGGCGCCACCGACACCGGCATGTCGTTCCGGCCCGGCGAGACCGAGACCGGCCGCGCCGAACGGCTCGGCGCGGTCATCCCGCTCGGCCGGATCGGCGCGGTCGAAGAGATCGCCGCGGCGGTCCTGTGGCTGGCCTCCGACGAGTCCGCGTACGTCGTGGGACACGACATCGTCCTGGACGGCGGCGCGAGCGCCTGA
- a CDS encoding thiamine pyrophosphate-requiring protein: protein MSETVADHVLARLREWNVEQVFAYPGDGINGLVSAFGAAENEPRFVQTRHEEMAAFAAVGYAKLSGRPGVCMATSGPGAIHLLNGLYDAKLDHVPVVAIVGQTARSAMGGSYQQEVDLQALFKDVASEYLVEVNVPEQLPNALDRAFRTAIAQRAPTALIIPADVQEETYHPPRHEFKHVPSSPPDHPRASVVPPSEEVTRAAEVLNAGEKVAILVGQGGRGAVTELREVAELTGAGVAKALLGKDVLSDDLPYVTGSIGLLGTRPTYEMMRDCDTLLIVGSNMPYAQFLPEFGQARAVQIDIDARFLGLRYPAEVNLLGDAKSTLRRLIPLLERKPDRSWREKIEKNVDGWHETVTRQAMLDAKPVNPMRIVHELSERIPEDAIVTADSGSATNWYARNLRLRGRMRGTLSGTLATMGSGVPYAIGAKFAHPDRPVIALVGDDAMQMNGMAELLTIARYRESWSDQRCVICVFHNGDLNQVTWELRAMGGSPRFEPSQSLPEVSYSDFALQVGLGGIAVDDPAMLGEAWDVALSADVPTVLDVRCDPEVPPIPPHATLEQMKSMTEAVLKGEPDAWHLVTQGIKTKMQELLPSRR from the coding sequence ATGAGCGAAACCGTTGCGGACCATGTGCTGGCCAGGCTGCGCGAATGGAACGTGGAGCAGGTCTTCGCCTATCCCGGGGACGGGATCAACGGGCTGGTGAGCGCGTTCGGCGCGGCGGAGAACGAACCCCGCTTCGTGCAGACGCGGCACGAAGAGATGGCGGCGTTCGCGGCCGTCGGATACGCGAAACTCAGCGGACGACCCGGTGTCTGCATGGCGACGTCCGGTCCGGGGGCGATCCACCTGCTCAACGGTCTTTACGACGCCAAACTCGACCACGTGCCGGTGGTGGCGATCGTCGGGCAGACGGCGCGCAGCGCGATGGGCGGCAGTTACCAGCAGGAGGTGGATCTCCAGGCACTGTTCAAGGACGTCGCGAGTGAGTACCTCGTCGAGGTGAACGTCCCCGAACAGTTGCCGAACGCGCTCGACCGCGCCTTTCGCACGGCCATCGCGCAGCGCGCGCCCACGGCGCTGATCATCCCGGCGGATGTGCAGGAGGAGACCTACCATCCGCCGCGGCACGAGTTCAAACACGTGCCGTCCTCCCCGCCCGACCACCCGAGGGCCAGTGTCGTCCCGCCTTCGGAGGAGGTCACTCGCGCCGCGGAGGTGCTGAACGCGGGTGAGAAGGTCGCGATCCTGGTCGGACAGGGCGGGCGCGGTGCCGTCACCGAATTGCGCGAGGTCGCCGAACTCACCGGCGCCGGTGTGGCGAAAGCGTTGCTGGGCAAGGATGTCCTGTCCGACGACCTGCCGTACGTCACCGGCTCGATCGGTCTGCTCGGCACGCGGCCGACGTACGAGATGATGCGGGACTGCGACACGTTGCTGATCGTCGGCTCGAACATGCCGTACGCCCAGTTCCTGCCGGAATTCGGCCAGGCACGCGCCGTCCAGATCGACATCGATGCCCGGTTCCTCGGTCTGCGCTATCCGGCCGAGGTCAACCTGCTCGGCGACGCGAAAAGCACGTTGCGCCGGTTGATTCCCTTACTGGAACGCAAACCCGACCGTAGCTGGCGGGAAAAGATCGAGAAGAACGTCGACGGCTGGCACGAGACGGTGACCCGGCAGGCGATGCTGGACGCGAAACCGGTGAACCCGATGCGGATCGTGCACGAACTGTCCGAGCGGATCCCCGAAGACGCCATCGTCACCGCCGACTCCGGCTCGGCCACCAACTGGTATGCCAGGAATCTCCGCCTGCGCGGCCGGATGCGGGGCACGCTCTCCGGGACGCTGGCGACGATGGGATCCGGGGTTCCCTACGCGATCGGTGCGAAGTTCGCCCATCCCGACCGGCCGGTGATCGCCTTGGTCGGCGACGACGCGATGCAGATGAACGGGATGGCGGAACTGCTGACGATCGCCCGGTACCGCGAATCGTGGTCCGATCAGCGATGTGTCATCTGCGTGTTCCACAACGGTGATCTGAACCAGGTCACCTGGGAACTGCGTGCCATGGGCGGCTCGCCGAGGTTCGAACCCTCGCAGAGCCTGCCGGAAGTGTCCTATTCGGACTTCGCCCTGCAAGTCGGCCTTGGCGGGATCGCCGTCGACGATCCCGCCATGCTCGGCGAAGCGTGGGACGTCGCGCTGTCGGCCGACGTGCCGACCGTGCTCGACGTCCGCTGCGATCCCGAAGTACCGCCGATCCCGCCCCACGCCACCCTCGAGCAGATGAAGTCGATGACCGAAGCGGTCCTCAAGGGCGAACCCGACGCCTGGCACTTGGTGACCCAGGGAATCAAGACGAAGATGCAGGAACTGCTGCCTTCGCGCCGCTGA
- a CDS encoding cytochrome P450, with amino-acid sequence MPDVPEIALTDPEVLRDPFTTYGPVRERSPVAKLVAPGFAMWAVLRHEEARKMLSDPRFALSPNSYQRMDIPDHCRPYMRTMQEAEGPEHLRLRRLVAPAFTPRKATALRPGIERLANDLLDDLDGETEIDLVTAFARPLPVDVICALVGIPAEDRPRWREYGALISAGDGAGLAKAVPGIVKGALAAIEDRKLHPAEDVISQLLHIQAEDGDRLSETELVALVWQLVLGGQVPGNVIANAVEILLSRPDRLAELREDPALMPGAVEEVMRWQSPQLLTIPRFTTTEVRIGDILIPEGEPVTVAVAAANRDPRAFPDPDVFDIRRTAGPAWHLAFAHGPHFCLGASLARVQTEVALTALLRRFPDLALADGVLRIPDPGTWRLNALPVKLHATAVN; translated from the coding sequence ATGCCCGACGTTCCCGAAATCGCCTTGACCGACCCCGAGGTCCTGCGAGACCCGTTCACCACCTACGGACCGGTCCGTGAGCGCTCCCCGGTCGCCAAACTGGTCGCACCGGGCTTCGCGATGTGGGCGGTCCTGCGCCACGAAGAGGCGCGGAAGATGCTGAGCGACCCCCGTTTCGCTCTGAGCCCGAACAGCTACCAGCGCATGGACATCCCCGATCACTGCCGCCCCTACATGCGGACGATGCAGGAGGCCGAAGGGCCGGAACACCTCCGGCTTCGACGGCTGGTCGCCCCCGCGTTCACCCCGCGCAAGGCCACCGCGCTCCGGCCGGGAATCGAGCGGCTCGCGAACGACCTCCTCGACGACCTCGACGGTGAAACCGAGATCGACCTGGTCACGGCCTTCGCGCGCCCGCTGCCGGTCGACGTGATCTGCGCGCTGGTCGGCATCCCCGCCGAAGACCGTCCCCGCTGGCGCGAGTACGGCGCCTTGATCTCGGCCGGCGACGGCGCCGGACTCGCGAAGGCGGTCCCCGGGATCGTCAAGGGGGCGCTCGCCGCCATCGAAGACCGGAAGCTCCACCCCGCCGAGGACGTCATCTCCCAACTGCTCCACATCCAGGCCGAAGACGGCGACAGGCTCAGCGAAACCGAGCTGGTCGCCCTGGTCTGGCAGCTCGTCCTGGGGGGCCAGGTGCCCGGCAACGTCATCGCCAACGCCGTCGAGATCCTGCTCTCCCGCCCCGATCGGCTGGCCGAGCTCCGTGAAGACCCGGCACTCATGCCCGGTGCCGTCGAGGAAGTGATGCGCTGGCAGAGCCCGCAGTTGCTGACGATCCCCCGGTTCACCACCACGGAGGTCCGGATCGGCGACATCCTGATCCCAGAGGGAGAACCGGTTACCGTCGCGGTCGCCGCGGCGAACCGGGACCCGCGGGCGTTCCCCGATCCGGACGTCTTCGACATCCGCCGTACGGCCGGACCGGCCTGGCATCTGGCGTTCGCCCACGGGCCGCATTTCTGTCTCGGCGCTTCACTGGCCCGAGTGCAAACCGAAGTCGCGCTCACCGCCCTGTTGCGCCGGTTCCCCGACCTCGCGCTTGCCGACGGCGTGCTGCGGATCCCGGACCCGGGCACCTGGCGGCTGAACGCCCTGCCGGTCAAGCTGCACGCGACGGCGGTGAACTGA
- a CDS encoding serine/threonine-protein kinase, translated as MEEIRRLADRFDLIEPVGGGSMGTVWRARDDDLERMVAIKELLLPHGAGEQKADEAKNRALREARIAARLVHPHAITVFGVIDEQDRPWIIMEYLPSRSLADKLRDGPMEVEDVIRLGIQLCSALAAAHRAGIVHRDIKPGNVLLGEDDTVKITDFGISRAMGDVQLTATGEISGTPAFLAPEVARGEDATSASDVFSLGATLYTALEGGTPYGTAENPIALLYRASSGEITPPVRSGILTPLLNRLLDVRPDSRPTMTETERELRALAAGEPTTLAAEEPPPKARKGMLIGVIAVFLVLAAVAAAAVVVVLNREEDTPSAQVPPSASQSQPVMPPTSEPVAPPPSPSSVPSSTPTPPPSSSSSAAPPPAQTPGQALAAYYALIPGNLQAGFATLSDNFKRSRNQSFERYSNYWKDYRSVTVSNVTESGNKVTATLTYVRASGGTTTGRETFVLVQQDGRYLIDSQQAG; from the coding sequence ATGGAGGAGATCCGCCGCCTCGCCGACCGGTTCGATCTCATCGAGCCCGTCGGCGGTGGCTCCATGGGCACGGTATGGCGGGCACGCGACGACGACCTGGAACGCATGGTCGCGATCAAGGAACTCCTCCTGCCGCACGGCGCCGGTGAGCAGAAGGCCGACGAAGCCAAGAACCGGGCGCTGCGCGAGGCCAGGATCGCCGCGCGGCTGGTGCATCCGCACGCCATCACCGTCTTCGGCGTGATCGACGAGCAGGATCGCCCGTGGATCATCATGGAGTACCTGCCCTCGAGGAGTCTCGCGGACAAACTGCGCGACGGGCCGATGGAGGTCGAAGACGTCATCCGCCTCGGGATCCAGTTGTGCTCGGCGCTGGCCGCCGCGCACCGGGCGGGCATCGTCCACCGCGACATCAAGCCCGGCAACGTCCTGCTCGGTGAGGACGACACCGTCAAGATCACCGACTTCGGGATTTCGCGGGCGATGGGCGACGTCCAGCTCACCGCGACCGGCGAGATCTCCGGCACGCCGGCGTTCCTCGCGCCCGAGGTGGCCCGCGGCGAAGACGCCACGTCCGCTTCCGACGTGTTCTCGCTCGGCGCGACGCTGTACACCGCGCTCGAAGGCGGGACGCCCTACGGCACGGCGGAGAACCCGATCGCGTTGCTGTACCGCGCGTCGAGCGGCGAGATCACTCCGCCGGTCAGGTCGGGGATCCTGACGCCGCTGCTGAACCGGCTCCTCGACGTCCGGCCGGACAGCAGGCCGACGATGACCGAGACCGAGCGGGAACTGCGGGCGCTGGCGGCGGGGGAGCCGACGACACTCGCCGCCGAAGAGCCGCCACCGAAAGCACGCAAGGGGATGCTGATCGGCGTGATCGCCGTGTTCCTCGTGCTCGCCGCGGTGGCCGCCGCGGCCGTGGTCGTGGTGCTCAACCGCGAGGAAGACACTCCTTCGGCCCAGGTTCCGCCGTCGGCTTCTCAGTCGCAGCCGGTCATGCCGCCCACTTCGGAACCGGTCGCGCCACCGCCTTCGCCATCCTCCGTGCCTTCGTCGACGCCGACCCCTCCTCCGTCCTCGTCGTCCTCGGCCGCGCCGCCTCCCGCGCAGACGCCGGGGCAGGCGCTCGCGGCCTACTACGCCCTCATCCCGGGAAATCTCCAGGCGGGGTTCGCGACGCTGAGCGACAACTTCAAGCGCAGCAGGAACCAGAGCTTCGAGCGGTATTCGAACTACTGGAAGGACTACCGGTCGGTGACCGTGTCGAACGTGACCGAATCCGGGAACAAGGTGACGGCGACGCTCACCTACGTCAGGGCTTCCGGCGGCACCACGACCGGGCGGGAGACCTTCGTCCTGGTCCAGCAGGACGGCCGGTACCTCATCGACTCGCAGCAGGCAGGCTGA
- a CDS encoding TetR/AcrR family transcriptional regulator, translated as MSRVKEFDVDAACDAALELFWRQGYEATSVSDLVAELGIGKASLYATFGTKHELYLTALNRYIARGNERFVEDFAGPGPALAGVRRLIERYLAEILGEAGRKGCFVVNAAMEMMPRDPEVARVVERSWYALELALRMALSRAKAQGELDAAADPEALAGFLLTVLQGMRVLGKGPDPAARARATAKQAIAVLETARRH; from the coding sequence GTGTCCCGGGTGAAGGAATTCGACGTCGACGCGGCCTGCGATGCCGCACTGGAGTTGTTCTGGCGACAGGGGTACGAGGCCACCTCGGTCAGTGACCTCGTCGCCGAACTCGGCATCGGCAAGGCGAGTCTCTATGCGACGTTCGGCACCAAGCACGAGCTGTACCTGACCGCCCTGAACCGCTACATCGCGAGGGGTAACGAACGGTTCGTCGAGGACTTCGCGGGGCCGGGGCCCGCGCTCGCGGGGGTGCGACGGCTCATTGAGCGCTACCTTGCCGAAATCCTCGGCGAAGCGGGACGCAAAGGCTGTTTCGTGGTCAACGCCGCCATGGAGATGATGCCGAGGGATCCCGAGGTCGCGAGAGTGGTGGAACGCAGCTGGTACGCGCTCGAACTCGCCTTGCGGATGGCGTTGAGCCGGGCCAAGGCTCAAGGCGAGCTCGACGCCGCCGCCGATCCCGAAGCTTTGGCCGGCTTCCTGCTCACCGTCCTGCAGGGCATGCGGGTGCTGGGCAAGGGGCCGGATCCCGCGGCGCGGGCACGTGCCACGGCGAAGCAGGCCATCGCGGTTCTCGAAACCGCTCGCCGACACTGA
- a CDS encoding LLM class flavin-dependent oxidoreductase, with the protein MRTATTVEASRGWRETLEFVLEAEKLGLDDCWVAEAWGSDAPSVLGYLAARTERIRLGSGIIQLGTRTPVAIAQAALTLSDLSDGRFALGLGASGPQVIEGLHGISFARPLTRMRETVAIIRQAFAGEKISFSGKEFEIPLPGESRPMRLSSAPNPHIPVHLATLSPKLLELTGEIADGWLGTSFVPEGAEAYFSHLDAGLAKSGRTRPDLEVCQGAEVAFAADEDELRGMVAGRKAELAFSLGGMGSAKTNFYHNAYSRQGWAEVASAVRERWQSGDREGAAALVTDEMVLGTTLIGTEPMVTRRLRVWRDAGVDTVRLYPAGDTVADRLTTLGRALDLVRALA; encoded by the coding sequence ATGCGCACGGCGACCACGGTCGAGGCCTCGCGCGGCTGGCGGGAAACGCTGGAGTTCGTGCTGGAGGCGGAAAAGCTCGGTCTCGACGACTGCTGGGTCGCCGAGGCGTGGGGTTCGGACGCGCCGTCCGTACTCGGTTACCTCGCCGCGCGGACCGAGCGGATCCGGCTCGGCTCGGGGATCATCCAGCTCGGCACGCGGACCCCGGTGGCGATCGCGCAGGCCGCGCTGACGCTCTCGGACCTGTCCGATGGCCGGTTCGCCCTCGGGCTCGGCGCTTCGGGACCGCAGGTGATCGAGGGGCTCCACGGCATTTCGTTCGCCCGGCCGCTGACGCGGATGCGGGAAACGGTCGCGATCATCCGCCAGGCGTTCGCGGGGGAGAAGATCTCGTTTTCCGGCAAGGAGTTCGAGATCCCGCTGCCGGGGGAGAGCAGGCCGATGCGGCTGTCGTCGGCGCCGAATCCACACATTCCGGTCCACCTGGCCACGCTCTCGCCGAAATTGCTGGAACTGACCGGCGAGATCGCGGACGGCTGGCTGGGCACCAGTTTCGTCCCGGAAGGGGCGGAGGCCTACTTCTCCCATCTCGACGCCGGACTCGCGAAGTCGGGCCGGACGCGGCCGGACCTCGAGGTCTGCCAAGGTGCCGAGGTCGCCTTCGCCGCGGACGAGGACGAGTTGCGCGGAATGGTCGCCGGCCGCAAGGCCGAACTCGCGTTCAGTCTCGGTGGGATGGGCTCGGCGAAGACGAACTTCTACCACAACGCCTACAGCAGGCAGGGCTGGGCCGAGGTCGCCTCGGCGGTGCGGGAGCGGTGGCAGTCGGGAGACCGGGAAGGCGCGGCCGCGCTGGTGACCGACGAGATGGTGCTCGGCACGACGCTCATCGGTACCGAACCGATGGTGACGCGCCGGTTGCGCGTCTGGCGTGACGCCGGGGTCGATACGGTCCGGCTGTACCCGGCGGGGGACACGGTCGCCGACCGGCTCACCACCCTCGGCCGCGCGCTGGACCTGGTCCGCGCATTGGCTTGA
- a CDS encoding TetR-like C-terminal domain-containing protein has protein sequence MSLRGAVAKAGASTAAPYRHFRDKDALLAAVVLEGHAESRGRLRGGGAGTVTVLGHSYLGFALENPALYRLMAGAGIGDRAAYPALAEAHRTTRAVLAERVGERRHPGGIAVTLWCLLHGLATLVIDGHVERGTAVAEAERSLALLNR, from the coding sequence GTGAGCCTGCGCGGCGCGGTCGCGAAAGCGGGCGCGTCCACCGCGGCACCGTACCGGCATTTCCGCGACAAGGACGCGCTGCTGGCGGCGGTCGTACTGGAGGGGCACGCCGAATCGCGGGGCCGCCTGCGGGGCGGTGGCGCCGGGACGGTGACCGTGCTCGGGCATTCCTACCTCGGCTTCGCGCTGGAGAATCCGGCGTTGTACCGCCTGATGGCCGGCGCCGGAATCGGCGACCGCGCCGCATATCCGGCATTGGCCGAGGCGCACCGGACGACCCGTGCGGTGCTGGCCGAACGGGTGGGGGAACGGCGCCACCCGGGCGGGATCGCGGTCACGCTGTGGTGCCTGCTCCACGGGCTGGCCACGCTCGTGATCGACGGGCACGTCGAGCGGGGCACCGCCGTCGCGGAAGCCGAGCGCAGTCTGGCGCTTTTGAACCGCTGA
- a CDS encoding helix-turn-helix domain-containing protein: MKRTSFAQWPCSIARTMDLLGDWWTPLVLREAFYGIRRFDEFQQELGIARNTLADRLRRLVGEGLLEKRAYQADPVRYDYVLTEKGADFYGVLAAMSRWGDRWLAEGAGPPVVLHHETCGRDTHAEVVCAHCAAPLTAENTRARLGPGYPPRLANRPDAVRRFATQEGLTT; this comes from the coding sequence ATGAAACGGACTTCGTTCGCGCAGTGGCCGTGTTCGATCGCGCGCACCATGGACCTGCTCGGCGACTGGTGGACGCCGCTGGTCCTGCGGGAGGCGTTTTACGGGATCCGCCGGTTCGACGAGTTCCAGCAGGAACTCGGTATCGCGCGGAACACCCTCGCCGACCGCCTGCGCCGCCTGGTCGGGGAGGGGCTGCTGGAGAAGCGCGCGTACCAGGCCGACCCGGTCCGTTACGACTACGTGCTCACCGAGAAGGGCGCGGATTTCTACGGTGTGCTCGCCGCCATGTCGCGCTGGGGCGACCGCTGGCTCGCCGAGGGGGCCGGGCCGCCCGTCGTCCTCCACCACGAGACCTGTGGGCGCGATACGCACGCCGAGGTCGTCTGCGCGCACTGCGCCGCGCCGCTCACCGCCGAGAACACGCGGGCGCGGCTCGGGCCCGGCTACCCGCCGAGGCTCGCGAACCGGCCTGACGCGGTGCGCCGCTTCGCCACGCAGGAAGGTTTGACAACGTAA
- a CDS encoding SsgA family sporulation/cell division regulator: protein MDKENDLIRGTIVFGLRTFGADPLPVQADLEYDPEDPYAVVVAYHSGGGTVRWMFGRDLLADGLLTPSGEGDVIISPADDTSIVIFALSAPDGCAVLEAQAQELAEFLDRTYDAVPAGSEPEWFDFDQEIGKLVTES from the coding sequence TTGGACAAGGAAAATGACCTCATCCGGGGGACGATCGTCTTCGGCCTGCGCACTTTCGGTGCGGACCCGCTGCCGGTCCAGGCCGATCTCGAATACGACCCGGAGGATCCCTACGCCGTCGTGGTGGCCTACCACTCGGGCGGAGGGACGGTCCGGTGGATGTTCGGCCGTGACCTGCTCGCGGACGGGCTCCTCACCCCATCGGGCGAAGGCGACGTGATCATCAGCCCGGCCGACGACACCTCGATCGTGATTTTCGCCCTCAGCGCGCCTGACGGCTGTGCGGTCCTCGAAGCTCAGGCACAGGAACTGGCCGAGTTCCTCGACCGCACCTACGACGCCGTGCCCGCGGGCTCCGAGCCGGAATGGTTCGACTTCGACCAGGAGATCGGCAAACTCGTCACCGAGTCCTGA
- the fgd gene encoding glucose-6-phosphate dehydrogenase (coenzyme-F420) yields MALKIGYKASAEQFGPRDLVEYSVLAEQVGLDSVMVSDHFQPWRHQGGHAPFSFAWMAAVGERTERVVLGTSVLTATFRYNPAVVAQAFGTLGSLYPGRVLLGVGSGEALNEVAVARIEWPAFKERFARLREAIELMRKLWTEERVTFEGEYFQTTDATVYDRPDGGVPIYIAAGGPVMAKYVGKQGDGFICTSGKGMELYTEKLLPAVAEGAEQVGRGTGDIDKMIEIKLSYDPDPAQALENTRFWAPLSLTPEQKAGIEDPAEMEKAADALPIEQVARRWIVASEPADAVEQIKPYVEAGFDHLVFHGPGHDQERFLRSFSEQVVPGLRELG; encoded by the coding sequence ATGGCACTGAAGATCGGTTACAAGGCGTCGGCCGAGCAATTCGGCCCGCGCGACCTCGTCGAGTACTCCGTACTCGCCGAGCAGGTCGGGCTGGACAGCGTGATGGTCAGCGACCATTTCCAGCCCTGGCGGCACCAGGGCGGGCACGCGCCGTTCTCGTTCGCGTGGATGGCGGCGGTCGGCGAGCGCACCGAGCGGGTCGTGCTCGGCACCAGTGTGCTGACGGCGACCTTCCGCTACAACCCGGCCGTGGTGGCGCAGGCGTTCGGCACCCTCGGCAGCCTGTATCCGGGCCGCGTCCTGCTGGGAGTCGGCAGCGGCGAGGCCCTCAACGAGGTCGCGGTCGCCCGCATCGAGTGGCCCGCCTTCAAGGAGCGGTTCGCGCGGCTGCGCGAGGCGATCGAGCTGATGCGCAAACTGTGGACGGAGGAGCGCGTCACGTTCGAGGGCGAGTACTTCCAGACCACCGACGCCACCGTCTACGACCGTCCCGACGGCGGCGTGCCGATCTACATCGCGGCCGGCGGCCCGGTCATGGCGAAGTACGTCGGCAAGCAGGGTGACGGCTTCATCTGCACCAGCGGCAAGGGGATGGAGCTGTACACCGAGAAGCTGCTGCCCGCGGTCGCGGAAGGCGCGGAGCAGGTCGGCCGCGGCACCGGCGACATCGACAAGATGATCGAGATCAAGCTGTCCTATGACCCGGATCCGGCGCAGGCGCTGGAGAACACCCGGTTCTGGGCGCCGCTCTCGCTGACACCCGAGCAGAAGGCGGGCATCGAAGACCCGGCCGAGATGGAGAAGGCCGCGGACGCGCTGCCGATCGAGCAGGTCGCCCGCCGCTGGATCGTCGCCTCCGAACCCGCCGACGCCGTCGAGCAGATCAAGCCCTACGTCGAGGCGGGCTTCGACCACCTCGTCTTCCACGGCCCCGGCCACGATCAGGAGCGGTTCCTGCGCTCGTTCTCCGAGCAGGTCGTCCCGGGTCTCCGCGAACTCGGCTGA
- a CDS encoding SRPBCC family protein: protein MEWTGAKYADKPTVGAGVWVDAEPERVWSIVSNVRLMPEMSQEVRSVEWCDGAAGEAAIGRRFVGRSEHASFGEWETTSYVVECEAPRVFAWAVQDPETPTAVWRFTLEPENGGTRLRQWMQMGPGRSGLSLAIDQMPDKEQKIVFVRLREFETAMTGTLAAIKERAEAGGA, encoded by the coding sequence ATGGAGTGGACCGGCGCCAAGTACGCCGACAAGCCGACGGTCGGGGCAGGGGTCTGGGTCGACGCCGAGCCGGAGCGGGTCTGGTCGATCGTCTCGAACGTGCGGCTGATGCCGGAGATGAGCCAGGAGGTCCGCTCGGTCGAATGGTGCGACGGCGCGGCCGGTGAAGCCGCGATCGGCAGGCGGTTCGTCGGCCGCAGCGAGCACGCCTCGTTCGGCGAATGGGAGACGACCTCGTACGTCGTCGAATGCGAAGCGCCGCGTGTCTTCGCCTGGGCGGTGCAGGACCCCGAGACGCCGACCGCCGTGTGGCGCTTCACGCTGGAACCCGAGAACGGGGGCACCCGGCTCCGGCAGTGGATGCAGATGGGACCGGGGCGGTCGGGTCTCTCGCTGGCCATCGACCAGATGCCGGACAAAGAGCAGAAAATTGTCTTCGTGCGGCTGCGCGAATTCGAGACCGCGATGACCGGGACCCTCGCCGCGATCAAGGAGCGGGCAGAGGCCGGCGGCGCCTGA
- a CDS encoding CBS domain-containing protein — translation MTTARDIMTAGVTCVSASDTVLDAAKKMAAESVGAMPICGEDGKLEGMLTDRDIVVKVLAEGKDPRALHASELAQGEAVTIGADDDAEKIMRTMANHRVRRLPVIDGHQLVGIVAQADVARALPNPASGELLEALSYD, via the coding sequence ATGACCACGGCACGAGACATCATGACCGCCGGTGTGACCTGTGTGTCCGCGTCCGACACCGTGCTCGACGCGGCGAAGAAGATGGCCGCCGAGTCGGTCGGCGCGATGCCGATCTGCGGTGAGGACGGCAAGCTCGAAGGCATGCTGACCGACCGCGACATCGTGGTGAAGGTGCTCGCCGAAGGCAAGGACCCCAGGGCGTTGCACGCCTCGGAACTCGCCCAGGGCGAGGCGGTGACGATCGGCGCGGACGACGACGCCGAGAAGATCATGCGCACCATGGCGAACCACCGGGTGCGGCGCCTGCCGGTGATCGACGGCCACCAGCTCGTCGGCATCGTGGCACAGGCTGACGTGGCGAGGGCGCTGCCCAATCCGGCCAGCGGTGAACTACTGGAAGCGCTGTCCTACGACTGA